Proteins encoded together in one Impatiens glandulifera chromosome 1, dImpGla2.1, whole genome shotgun sequence window:
- the LOC124921956 gene encoding protein tesmin/TSO1-like CXC 2, with protein MEERKDKETLETEVCEIVPPMETPERKQIGTPIPKFEDSPVFNYINNLSPINTFHPTRISQSFNSFNFASLPTVFASPYTNSIKESLFLRRHKLPDPSKPALTSEKGNEVDSSDGVNVTHGISNGQNESSNPVNSVGEGSSKPNTECTDLSVEVSKLNSERCSPNGSSTPRGSQIGSGLEMAIVPFAQEMSGIDVCAKGLNISRGKQVQHNEEAGCDWKSLISDSADLLIFDSPNEARTINTPFLKSLDSCAKVVNSGNDHMTDAVSSDVLPHHELTIPSHEQDGHLKETDASENGSMPTIQTDSAAMSHLHFSMRRRCLVYEMSGARMRHLGDASSSGSSMITQQDANIEIKDNKELVPARSGNDSSHCILNGIGLHLNALAKTKKDYNEVAPENLASGRQSIDDRSSIGTVPLTANQELDLSLVVVSEEKNIELADNGVLVAQDASQASMYIAGEELSQNSPKKKRRRSESGEIEGCKRCNCKKSKCLKLYCECFAAGVYCVEPCSCQECFNKPIHEDTVLATRKQIESRNPMAFAPKVISVSDPKDESNVTPASARHKRGCNCKKSGCLKKYCECYQGGVGCSINCRCEGCKNAFGRKDGSILTAPEVIAPEDTVMEENDTETCEKKTIDNTAVINNAENFIDAFPATPLRTLRASMEVPFSSKSRLRSSILTIGSSSGLNGLPRFGKPNFLPPAQEKKDKQQHREDEIPEILNNGSSSPGNKGGIKAPSSSSSPNSKRVSPPECGIGSSPAGGMRSRKLILQSIPSFPALTPKH; from the exons ATGGAAGAAAGGAAAGACAAGGAAACACTTGAGACTGAGGTCTGTGAAATAGTTCCTCCTATGGAGACACCAGAGCGGAAGCAGATCGGTACACCAATACCTAAATTCGAG GATTCCCCCGTGTTTAACTATATCAACAATCTTTCTCCCATCAACACATTTCATCCAACGAGAATTAGTCAATCATTCAACTCTTTCAATTTTGCATCTCTACCTACTGTTTTCGCTTCACCTTATACCAATTCCATAAAAGAATCTTTATTTCTAAGAAG GCACAAATTACCCGATCCATCAAAACCGGCGCTTACATCTGAGAAAGGGAATGAAGTTGATTCAAGTGATGGTGTAAATGTTACTCATGGTATCTCTAATGGACAAAATGAGAGTTCTAATCCTGTAAATTCTGTTGGTGAAGGTTCTAGTAAGCCAAATACTGAATGCACGGATCTTTCTGTTGAGGTATCAAAGTTAAACTCTGAACGTTGTAGTCCTAACGGAAGCTCTACACCTCGTGGGTCCCAAATTGGTAGTGGATTGGAAATGGCAATTGTTCCGTTTGCTCAAGAGATGTCTGGCATAGATGTTTGTGCGAAGGGATTGAATATAAGTAGGGGAAAACAAGTGCAGCATAATGAAGAAGCAGGGTGTGACTGGAAGAGCTTGATTTCTGATTCTGCTGATCTGTTGATATTTGATTCACCTAATGAGGCACGGACTATAAATACCCCTTTCCTTAAGTCACTGGATTCATGCGCAAAAGTTGTGAATAGTGGAAATGACCACATGACTGATGCTGTTTCCTCAGATGTACTCCCGCATCATGAATTGACAATTCCTTCACATGAGCAAGATGGTCATCTAAAAGAAACAGATGCGTCTGAGAATGGAAGCATGCCTACTATTCAAACTGACTCTGCT GCTATGTCACACCTTCACTTCAGTATGAGAAGACGATGCCTTGTTTATGAAATGTCAGGAGCTCGTATGAGGCATTTGGGTGATGCTTCATCTTCTGGGTCCTCGATGATTACTCAACAAGATGCTAACATTGAGATCAAAGACAATAAGGAACTTGTTCCTGCGAGATCGGGGAATGATTCTTCACATTGCATTCTTAATGGAATAGGTCTACATCTCAATGCTCTAGCAAAAACTAAAAAGGACTATAATGAAGTTGCCCCTGAAAATCTTGCTTCTGGAAGGCAATCAATTGATGACCGCAGCTCCATAGGTACCGTGCCTTTGACTGCCAATCAAGAGCTGGACTTATCTTTGGTAGTGGTTtctgaagaaaaaaatattgaacttGCCGATAATGGAGTTTTGGTAGCTCAAGATGCTTCTCAAGCATCAATGTATATAGCCGGTGAAGAACTCAGCCAAAATAGTCCAAAAAAGAAGAG GCGTAGATCAGAAAGTGGAGAGATTGAAGGATGCAAACGGTGCAATTGTAAGAAATCCAAGTGCTTAAAACT ATATTGTGAATGTTTTGCGGCTGGAGTCTACTGCGTGGAGCCATGTTCTTGCCAAGAGTGCTTCAACAAGCCCATCCACGAAGATACTGTTCTTGCTACTCGCAAGCAGATAGAGTCTAGAAATCCCATGGCCTTTGCTCCTAAAGTCATTTCCGTGTCTGACCCTAAG GATGAATCCAATGTGACACCAGCATCAGCCAGGCATAAAAGAGGGTGTAATTGCAAGAAATCTGGTTGCCTAAAGAAATATTGTGAATGCTATCAG GGTGGGGTTGGGTGCTCAATTAATTGCAGATGTGAAGGATGTAAGAATGCATTTGGTAGAAAAGATG ggTCTATCTTAACAGCACCAGAAGTCATAGCACCAGAAGATACGGTAATGGAGGAAAATGATACCGAAACATGCGAGAAGAAGACTATTGACAATACTGCGGTCATCAACAATGCGGAGAATTTTATAGATGCTTTCCCTGCTACACCTTTGAGAACTTTAAG AGCATCAATGGAAGTACCATTTTCATCGAAAAGTCGACTTCGATCTTCTATCCTAACCATTGGATCGAGTTCTGGTTTAAATGGACTGCCAAGATTTGGAAAGCCCAATTTCTTGCCGCCAGCTCAAGAAAAGAAGGATAAACAACAACATCGTGAAGATGAGATACCAGAAATTCTCAACAACGGGTCTTCTTCTCCTGGTAATAAGGGGGGCATAAAAGCTCCATCTTCTTCGTCTTCTCCGAATAGTAAGAGAGTTTCTCCTCCAGAATGCGGTATTGGATCAAGCCCCGCAGGCGGCATGAGAAGCAGGAAGCTTATACTGCAGTCTATTCCTTCATTTCCTGCTCTCACTCCCAAGCACTAA